One part of the Denticeps clupeoides chromosome 16, fDenClu1.1, whole genome shotgun sequence genome encodes these proteins:
- the pabpn1l gene encoding embryonic polyadenylate-binding protein 2: MAEHLDAEILATQGATDPELEAIKVRVLELEDEDEKLREVLYKPEDITLDSPLAALYYRVTHEERIEVDNRSVYVGNVDYGTTAAELAFHFNGCGTVNRVTILCDKFTGHPKG, encoded by the exons ATGGCGGAACATCTAGACGCGGAGATTCTGGCCACGCAAGGCGCGACAGATCCT GAGCTTGAGGCCATCAAGGTACGAGTTCTGGAGTTGGAGGACGAGGATGAGAAGCTGAGAGAAGTTCTGTATAAACCAGAGGACATCACTCTGGACAGCCCTCTAGCAG CGTTGTACTATCGTGTGACCCATGAGGAGAGAATAGAAGTAGACAATAGATCTGTCTACGTTGGAAAT GTTGACTATGGCACCACAGCAGCCGAACTGGCCTTCCACTTTAATGGCTGTGGTACTGTCAACAGGGTAACCATTCTGTGTGACAAATTTACCGGCCATCCAAAAGGGTAA